One window of Drosophila gunungcola strain Sukarami chromosome 2L unlocalized genomic scaffold, Dgunungcola_SK_2 000037F, whole genome shotgun sequence genomic DNA carries:
- the LOC128253516 gene encoding protein arginine N-methyltransferase 1 isoform X1 → MFEYQAEKDYGEYDSADRTLDLTLKRIKDHCQQEALYFTLYGRLEVQEWLLKDSVRNKAYREAIICNESFKNKTVLEVGCGMGLFSMFAAKADAERVLAVDAASITDFAERIVQDNGYADVVTVMRGKVEDIELPADIHKVDIIICDWMGPFCHSYCLFSENMLDSLVFARDKWMVAGGHIFPDSAQLYLAAIKGRDQDLGFWNDLHGFDLSAIRRRCESKAVVEHVTGDQVMSKVCLIKSLDLYSVPRNAANFQSFYELKVTRNGWVHALVAYFDVGFSWSPQGISFSTSPCAPWTHWNQTVFYLETPLFVKAGESIKGMFSMKPSEESIFDLTFDIFVDFEGRENAVTSQQSFVLSNPLTLGEI, encoded by the exons atgtttgagtaCCAGGCAGAAAAGGATTATGGGGAGTATGACAGTGCAGATCGTACTCTTGATTTGACGCTGAAACGCATCAAGGATCATTGCCAACAGGAAGCTCTGTATTTCACGCTTTATGGCCGCCTTGAAGTGCAGGAGTGGCTCTTAAAGGATTCTGTCCGAAATAAGGCATATCGTGAGGCTATCATTTGCAACGAGTCATTCAAAAATAAG ACTGTGCTGGAGGTGGGTTGCGGAATGGGACTTTTTTCGATGTTTGCCGCCAAGGCGGACGCTGAAAGGGTCCTGGCTGTGGATGCGGCCAGTATTACGGACTTTGCCGAACGGATTGTCCAGGACAATGGATATGCCGATGTTGTAACAGTGATGCGGGGAAAAGTGGAGGACATAGAGCTGCCTGCCGATATACACAAGGTGGACATCATTATTTGCGACTGGATGGG ACCATTTTGCCACAGTTATTGCCTTTTCTCGGAAAATATGCTGGACTCGCTGGTATTTGCGCGGGACAAGTGGATGGTGGCCGGTGGTCACATATTTCCGGACTCGGCGCAGCTTTATTTGGCGGCCATTAAGGGGCGGGATCAGGACCTCGGTTTCTGGAACGATTTGCACGGTTTTGACCTGTCCGCCATTCGGCGAAGATGCGAATCCAAGGCTGTCGTGGAGCACGTAACCGGCGATCAGGTGATGAGCAAGGTGTGCCTGATCAAATCGCTGGACCTTTACAGTGTGCCCCGAAATGCCGCCAACTTTCAGTCCTTCTACGAACTGAAGGTCACCCGAAATGGCTGGGTTCACGCCCTGGTTGCCTACTTCGATGTGGGATTTAGCTGGAGTCCACAAGGGATCAGCTTTAGTACATCACCTTGTGCACCTTGGACTCACTGGAATCAAACTGTTTTCTATCTGGAAACTCCACTTTTTGTGAAAGCGGGCGAGTCAATCAAGGGCATGTTCAGCATGAAACCCAGCGAGGAAAGCATCTTCGACTTGACGTTCGACATCTTTGTGGATTTCGAGGGCAGGGAAAATGCGGTGACCAGCCAACAATCCTTTGTCCTCTCCAACCCACTTACACTGGGCGAAATCTAG
- the LOC128253517 gene encoding uncharacterized protein LOC128253517 gives MLSVRRVKAKTIGKNKRMKVPKTDPQQQRFLKTCFKKKSSVPQNQKVWRRTVVQTKPKKKFKIPKLFRIDRVTGLPVDYEMTVHRVMHYVNPHLSNQQSAEEVLEELLTKMFAKGMIQCCQVHQQVNKLHSLLKNNCKCQQISKIDKDSREANENLSNFHSACKLGPRRILSPKLGPTYMSRFNFNQLRIKST, from the exons ATGCTTTCCGTAAGGCGAGTTAAGGCCAAAACAATTGGCAAAAATAAGAGAATGAAAGTGCCCAAAACGGATCCACAGCAGCAACGTTTTTTGAAGAcctgctttaaaaaaaaatcctctgtgccacaaaatcaaaaagtttGGAGGCGAACTGTGGTGCAGACCAAACCTAAGAAAAAATTCAAGATACCCAAGCTATTTCGCATAGATCGGGTTACGGGTCTACCGGTGGACTACGAAATGACGGTTCATCGAGTGATGCACTACGTGAATCCCCATTTGAGCAACCAACAAAGTGCCGAGGAAGTTCTAGAGGAGCTGCTGACCAAAATGTTTGCCAAGGGAATGATCCAGTGTTGCCAAGTTCATCAGCAGGTCAACAAACTTCATTCATTGCTCAAAAACAATTGCAAATGCCAACAGATAAGCAAGATCGACAAAGACAGTCGGGAAGCAAACGAGAATTTGAGTAATTTTCATAGTGCTTG CAAACTAGGACCTCGCCGAATCTTAAGCCCCAAACTTGGTCCCACGTACATGAGTAGGTTTAATTTCAACCAGCTGAGGATTAAAAGCACCTAA
- the LOC128253516 gene encoding protein arginine N-methyltransferase 8 isoform X2 has translation MFEYQAEKDYGEYDSADRTLDLTLKRIKDHCQQEALYFTLYGRLEVQEWLLKDSVRNKAYREAIICNESFKNKTVLEVGCGMGLFSMFAAKADAERVLAVDAASITDFAERIVQDNGYADVVTVMRGKVEDIELPADIHKVDIIICDWMGYCLFSENMLDSLVFARDKWMVAGGHIFPDSAQLYLAAIKGRDQDLGFWNDLHGFDLSAIRRRCESKAVVEHVTGDQVMSKVCLIKSLDLYSVPRNAANFQSFYELKVTRNGWVHALVAYFDVGFSWSPQGISFSTSPCAPWTHWNQTVFYLETPLFVKAGESIKGMFSMKPSEESIFDLTFDIFVDFEGRENAVTSQQSFVLSNPLTLGEI, from the exons atgtttgagtaCCAGGCAGAAAAGGATTATGGGGAGTATGACAGTGCAGATCGTACTCTTGATTTGACGCTGAAACGCATCAAGGATCATTGCCAACAGGAAGCTCTGTATTTCACGCTTTATGGCCGCCTTGAAGTGCAGGAGTGGCTCTTAAAGGATTCTGTCCGAAATAAGGCATATCGTGAGGCTATCATTTGCAACGAGTCATTCAAAAATAAG ACTGTGCTGGAGGTGGGTTGCGGAATGGGACTTTTTTCGATGTTTGCCGCCAAGGCGGACGCTGAAAGGGTCCTGGCTGTGGATGCGGCCAGTATTACGGACTTTGCCGAACGGATTGTCCAGGACAATGGATATGCCGATGTTGTAACAGTGATGCGGGGAAAAGTGGAGGACATAGAGCTGCCTGCCGATATACACAAGGTGGACATCATTATTTGCGACTGGATGGG TTATTGCCTTTTCTCGGAAAATATGCTGGACTCGCTGGTATTTGCGCGGGACAAGTGGATGGTGGCCGGTGGTCACATATTTCCGGACTCGGCGCAGCTTTATTTGGCGGCCATTAAGGGGCGGGATCAGGACCTCGGTTTCTGGAACGATTTGCACGGTTTTGACCTGTCCGCCATTCGGCGAAGATGCGAATCCAAGGCTGTCGTGGAGCACGTAACCGGCGATCAGGTGATGAGCAAGGTGTGCCTGATCAAATCGCTGGACCTTTACAGTGTGCCCCGAAATGCCGCCAACTTTCAGTCCTTCTACGAACTGAAGGTCACCCGAAATGGCTGGGTTCACGCCCTGGTTGCCTACTTCGATGTGGGATTTAGCTGGAGTCCACAAGGGATCAGCTTTAGTACATCACCTTGTGCACCTTGGACTCACTGGAATCAAACTGTTTTCTATCTGGAAACTCCACTTTTTGTGAAAGCGGGCGAGTCAATCAAGGGCATGTTCAGCATGAAACCCAGCGAGGAAAGCATCTTCGACTTGACGTTCGACATCTTTGTGGATTTCGAGGGCAGGGAAAATGCGGTGACCAGCCAACAATCCTTTGTCCTCTCCAACCCACTTACACTGGGCGAAATCTAG